The Triticum aestivum cultivar Chinese Spring chromosome 7B, IWGSC CS RefSeq v2.1, whole genome shotgun sequence genome window below encodes:
- the LOC123163025 gene encoding probable serine/threonine-protein kinase mkcB: MDPRRDAAAGSAPQRAMHAPLVSASTAPPRVPEYLVPGAVKPVLNYSIQTGEEFALEFMRDRAMSQKILATGTSGDQISATSGYMDLRGMLGASHTASETGPDIFMLQPIVDPRHKEPERKPVAQVQNRSRHSSTRSVPRALSGGDGSSRGLSHGYASSDASDASKRIKFLCSFGGKILPRPSDGKLRYVGGETRIIRISKDISWQELRQKTSAIFNQPHIIKYQLPGEDLDSLISVSGDEDLTNMMDEFAMIESEGGSQKLRVFLFSSLDFDDNLGSMDGDSELHYVVAVNGIDVGSGKPSSGHGLASTSVSMMDQFINLNNDNDQSNPNQSMSDFHGMRGPSLVPAATVPTPTPPSLSSDYTANLQSYQGQEMLYAQSSRDNFYDTERRISMPLSAPSDYGVASQYAPHSGPASLATPDQRSYQDGFMMQGSINDANQASKNTLHQKSEVDYFQTLENLSAPVLHNDLSVSNSMHLEVPPASSAQEGRTSFLQPSDSGKSLEPRELNEDDRQSSGGAFASGCSEFESDMTDHGFMDPQPGSGRTFHSERIPREQMESLNRLSKSDDSGAQFLIPQSQSGVARESIAEASDSVEGAENPNSGAPSLNLNEPSGDDSLAQFERNFAKAVPRPSQFGIIIPSEESDAKMMSENPVVEQQQASEKRAVDVPNIMNSVEKTPAKGNLKATTTNRMQSAKKQLGSDAAMARRVSWEAPKPAPPNDVKHDPAVPSSTSTAGAVADSVSAAANSENRDFFVDINDRFPPDILSDFFAKAKDAAQSSTPFNDPILSLNMPNYEPKNWSFFRNLAKDEFPSKSNDQQGLAKIDEGMYAFAGADNDAISMKGLNPTYNFDAEKKAEPSIIVADVSSMPPAYATSHIDHLPKMERSVEAFQVDNPYQPVVDNTNLPAPDFEEPKFEEDRTAAQVMDASLRDSDFEHLQIIKNEDLEELRELGSGTFGTVYHGKWRGTDVAIKRIKKSCFTGRSSEQERLAQEFWREAEILSKLHHPNVVAFYGVVKDGPGGTLATLTEFMVNGSLRHVLQRKDKCPDLRKRLIIAMDAAFGMEYLHSKNIVHFDLKCDNLLVNLRDHARPICKVGDFGLSKIKRNTLVSGGVRGTLPWMAPELLNGSSSKVSEKVDVFSFGIVLWEILTGEEPYANMHYGAIIGGIVNNTLRPPVPANCGPEWRRLMEQCWSPDPAQRPAFTEIAARLRSMSAAANQQAKAAAAAK; this comes from the exons ATGGACCCCAGAAGGGACGCAGCTGCTGGCTCTGCGCCCCAGAGAGCCATGCACGCGCCATTGGTTTCAGCTTCCACCGCTCCTCCCCGTGTTCCAGAGTACCTTGTGCCGGGCGCTGTCAAGCCCGTCCTCAACTACTCTATCCAGACCGGGGAGGAGTTTGCCCTCGAGTTCATGAGGGACCGTGCCATGTCCCAGAAGATCCTGGCCACTGGTACGTCCGGAGACCAGATCTCTGCGACAAGCGGATACATGGACTTGAGAGGGATGCTTGGTGCCAGCCACACTGCATCAGAAACTGGTCCTGATATATTCATGCTCCAACCTATTGTTGATCCGCGGCACAAGGAGCCCGAGAGAAAACCTGTTGCTCAGGTTCAGAATAGGAGCAGGCACTCGTCGACCAGGTCGGTGCCGCGAGCTCTGTCAGGTGGCGATGGCAGTAGTCGGGGACTGTCTCATGGCTATGCTTCCTCCGATGCTTCAGATGcctccaagagaatcaagttccTGTGCAGCTTTGGGGGCAAAATCTTGCCCCGGCCCAGTGACGGGAAGCTTAGGTATGTTGGTGGTGAGACGCGCATAATTCGAATCAGCAAGGACATTTCCTGGCAGGAGCTCAGACAAAAGACGTCTGCCATCTTCAACCAGCCCCATATCATCAAGTACCAGCTCCCTGGTGAAGACCTCGATTCTTTGATCTCGGTGTCAGGCGACGAGGATTTGACAAACATGATGGATGAGTTTGCCATGATTGAAAGTGAAGGAGGTTCTCAGAAGCTCCGTGTTTTTCTGTTTTCCTCACTCGATTTTGATGATAACCTGGGTAGCATGGATGGTGATTCTGAGCTCCATTATGTTGTTGCTGTCAATGGAATAGATGTAGGATCAGGGAAGCCTTCAAGTGGCCATGGTTTAGCAAGCACATCCGTGAGTATGATGGATCAGTTCATTAATCTCAATAATGATAATGATCAGTCAAACCCAAACCAAAGCATGTCAGATTTTCATGGTATGCGTGGGCCATCTTTGGTGCCTGCTGCTACCGTACCAACTCCAACACCGCCAAGTTTATCCAGTGATTACACTGCAAATTTGCAATCTTACCAAGGGCAGGAAATGCTGTACGCTCAGAGCTCTAGAGACAATTTCTATGACACTGAGAGGCGCATCTCTATGCCTCTATCTGCGCCCTCAGATTATGGAGTGGCCTCTCAGTATGCGCCACATTCTGGGCCTGCATCTCTGGCAACTCCTGACCAGCGGTCTTATCAGGATGGCTTCATGATGCAAGGTTCTATAAATGATGCAAATCAGGCTTCCAAGAACACGCTGCATCAGAAAAGTGAAGTGGACTACTTCCAAACCCTTGAGAATTTGAGTGCTCCTGTGCTGCATAATGATCTGTCTGTTTCAAATAGCATGCATTTGGAAGTGCCCCCTGCTTCTTCGGCTCAAGAAGGCCGGACATCTTTTCTTCAACCAAGTGACAGTGGAAAGAGCTTAGAGCCTAGAGAGTTAAATGAAGATGACCGCCAGTCCTCTGGTGGAGCTTTTGCATCTGGATGTTCTGAATTTGAGTCTGACATGACCGATCATGGCTTCATGGATCCACAACCTGGTTCTGGGCGGACCTTCCACTCTGAACGAATCCCTCGGGAGCAAATGGAATCCCTGAATCGGTTGTCAAAATCTGATGATTCAGGTGCTCAGTTTCTAATACCTCAGTCTCAGTCTGGTGTGGCTAGAGAATCCATTGCAGAGGCTTCTGATTCTGTTGAAGGAGCTGAAAATCCAAATTCAGGGGCCCCATCACTGAACCTGAATGAACCGTCTGGCGATGATTCCCTAGCACAGTTTGAGAGAAACTTTGCCAAAGCTGTACCACGGCCGAGTCAATTTGGTATAATCATACCTTCAGAAGAATCAGATGCTAAAATGATGTCTGAAAATCCTGTGGTTGAACAGCAACAGGCCAGTGAAAAGAGGGCAGTGGATGTCCCTAACATCATGAATTCAGTTGAAAAGACTCCAGCTAAAGGTAATTTGAAAGCCACTACCACCAATAGAATGCAAAGTGCTAAGAAGCAGCTGGGAAGTGATGCTGCCATGGCACGCCGTGTTAGTTGGGAGGCTCCCAAGCCCGCGCCCCCCAATGATGTTAAGCATGATCCAGCTGTGCCATCGTCCACCAGCACTGCTGGAGCTGTTGCAGATAGTGTATCTGCAGCTGCTAACTCGGAGAACAGAGATTTTTTTGTTGATATCAATGACCGCTTCCCCCCTGATATTCTTTCCGATTTCTTTGCAAAGGCGAAAGATGCAGCACAGTCATCAACTCCTTTTAATGATCCTATTCTTAGCTTGAACATGCCAAACTATGAGCCTAAGAACTGGTCGTTCTTCAGAAATCTTGCAAAGGATGAGTTCCCAAGCAAGAGTAATGACCAACAAGGCCTGGCAAAGATTGACGAAGGGATGTATGCATTCGCAGGAGCAGATAATGACGCAATCAGCATGAAGGGTTTGAATCCTACCTACAATTTTGATGCCGAGAAGAAGGCAGAGCCTTCCATCATAGTTGCTGACGTTAGCAGCATGCCTCCAGCTTATGCCACGTCACATATTGACCATCTCCCAAAGATGGAGAGGAGTGTTGAAGCATTTCAAGTTGACAATCCATATCAACCTGTGGTGGACAATACGAATCTGCCTGCTCCAGATTTCGAG GAACCAAAGTTCGAAGAGGACAGAACTGCCGCACAAGTCATGGATGCTTCTCTTCGAGATTCTGATTTTGAACACTTGCAG ataatcaagaatgaagaTCTTGAGGAGCTTAGGGAACTTGGTTCTGGTACTTTCGGAACTGTTTACCATGGGAAATGGAGAGGAACTGATGTGGCTATCAAGCGCATCAAGAAGAGCTGTTTTACAGGACGATCATCTGAGCAAGAAAGGCTG GCACAAGAATTCTGGCGAGAAGCTGAGATTCTGTCAAAGCTTCATCATCCAAACGTCGTAGCGTTCTATGGTGtggtgaaggacgggccgggcGGTACCCTGGCGACGCTGACCGAGTTCATGGTTAATGGTTCTCTTCGGCATGTCTTGCAGCGGAAGGACAA GTGTCCTGATCTCCGCAAGCGGCTGATCATAGCAATGGACGCGGCGTTCGGGATGGAGTATCTTCACTCGAAGAACATTGTGCATTTCGACCTGAAGTGCGACAACCTGCTGGTGAACCTGAGGGACCACGCACGCCCTATCTGCAAA GTGGGTGATTTTGGGCTGTCGAAAATCAAGAGGAACACCCTGGTTTCGGGCGGCGTGAGGGGGACGCTCCCCTGGATGGCTCCAGAGTTGCTCAACGGGAGTAGCAGCAAGGTGTCTGAGAAG GTGGATGTGTTCTCGTTCGGTATCGTCCTGTGGGAGATCCTGACCGGGGAGGAACCCTACGCCAACATGCACTATGGCGCAATAATAG GTGGCATCGTGAACAACACGCTGCGTCCGCCGGTGCCGGCCAACTGCGGGCCGGAGTGGAGGAGGCTGATGGAGCAGTGCTGGTCGCCTGACCCGGCACAGCGGCCGGCCTTCACGGAGATTGCGGCGCGGCTGCGGTCCATGTCTGCTGCAGCCAACCAGCaggccaaggcggcggcggcggccaagtaG